One segment of Macrotis lagotis isolate mMagLag1 chromosome 1, bilby.v1.9.chrom.fasta, whole genome shotgun sequence DNA contains the following:
- the MTG2 gene encoding mitochondrial ribosome-associated GTPase 2 produces the protein MLSSRLVSTLRAVLEGKWSWIPATNTFLDPSYLFQQQVSPRPLFLSCVQCSNHQEPKRKRNLSEKKLKRYFVDHRRVFVTGGNGGNGMSCFHSEPRKEYGGPDGGDGGNGGHVILKVDKHVRSLSSVLSVYRGFDGEAGGSKNCYGRNGDCLYIKVPQGTLVKEENEIVADLSHPGDEYIAALGGAGGKGNRFFLANDNRAPVTCTLGQQGQERVLYLELKTMAHAGMVGFPNAGKSSLLRAISNAKPAVASYPFTTLKPHVGIVHYEGYQQVAVADIPGIIRGAHQNRGLGFAFLRHIERCRFLLFVVDLSVAEPWTQLEDLKYELEKYEEGLSERPHAIIGNKIDLPQSKVNFPQLQARLEQKVIPLSALTGENLEELLLHLKELYDDYVETECKQGQEPLNW, from the exons ATGCTATCTTCAAGGCTTGTCTCCACACTAAGAGCTGTATTGGAAGGCAAATGGTCCTGGATTCCAGCTACAAACACTTTTCTTGATCCCAGCTACCTATTTCAGCAACAAGTGTCTCCAAGGCCTCTCTTCCTTagctgtgtacaatgttcaaaTCATCAGGAACCTAAACGGAAAAGAAATCTTTCTGAGAAAAAGTTG AAACGGTATTTTGTGGATCATCGAAGAGTGTTTGTGACTGGAGGCAATGGAGGCAATGGGATGAGTTGTTTTCATAGTGAGCCCAGAAAAGAATATGGAGGACCTGATGGCGGAGATGGGGGAAATGGTGGCCACGTTATTCTGAAAG ttgataAGCACGTCAGATCCTTATCTTCGGTCCTTTCAGTGTATAGGGGGTTTGATGGAGAGGCTGGTGGAAGCAAAAACTGCTATGGGCGTAATGGAGATTGCCTCTACATTAAA gTTCCCCAAGGCACTCtggttaaagaagaaaatgaaattgtagCTGATCTTTCTCACCCAGGTGATGAGTATATTGCAGCTTTGGGGGGAGCTGGAGGAAAAGGCAATCGATTTTTTTTGGCCAATGACAATCGAGCCCCAGTAACTTGTACTCTGGGGCAACAGGGTCAAGAAAGAGTTCTCTATTTGGAACTGAAAACTATGGCTCATGCAGGAATG GTGGGATTTCCCAATGCTGGAAAATCATCACTTCTTAGAGCTATTTCCAATGCAAAACCTGCTGTGGCTTCTTATCCATTTACCACTTTAAAGCCCCATGTAGGCATTGTTCACTATGAAGGCTACCAACAAGTGGCAG TAGCTGACATTCCCGGTATAATAAGAGGAGCTCATCAAAACAGAGGTTTAGGTTTTGCTTTTCTAAGACACATCGAGCGATGCCGGTTTCTATTATTTGTGGTGGATCTCTCAGTAGCAGAACCCTGGACTCAGCTTGAGGATTTAAAATATGAGCTTGAGAAATATGAAGAAGGTTTGTCAGAGCGACCACATGCAATCATTGGAAATAAGATTGACCTTCCTCAATCTAAAGTCAATTTTCCCCAACTTCAGGCTCGATTAGAACAAAAGGTTATCCCCTTGTCAGCACTGACTGGAGAAAACCTAGAGGAATTGCTGTTGCATTTGAAAGAATTGTATGATGATTATGTAGAGACTGAGTGCAAACAGGGTCAGGAGCCACTGAATTGGTAA